The following proteins are co-located in the Candidatus Omnitrophota bacterium genome:
- the hisG gene encoding ATP phosphoribosyltransferase, giving the protein MKKILKLGLPKGSLQETTFKIFRKAGFNVSLPSERSYFPSIDDPEIEPVLLRAQEMSRYIQDGALDCGITGNDWILENKSEVIRVADLTYAKQGLSPVRWVLAVPEGLKIKSVKGLAGKRIATELVNVTREYFRKNKVSVEVEFSWGATEVKVNSGLVDAIVELTETGRSLRANKLKEIATICESTTQFIANKDSYKDKWKKTKMEQIVLLLRGAIAAEEKVGLKMNVRKKDLKRVTGLLPALKRPTVSGLSEEGWLAVETVIDEKVVRTLIPALKQAGAQGIIEYPLNKVIY; this is encoded by the coding sequence ATGAAAAAGATATTGAAATTGGGCTTGCCTAAAGGCAGCCTTCAGGAGACTACTTTTAAAATATTCAGGAAGGCAGGTTTTAACGTCTCTTTGCCCAGCGAACGCTCATATTTTCCCTCGATAGACGACCCCGAGATAGAGCCGGTTTTATTGCGCGCCCAGGAGATGTCCCGTTATATACAGGACGGCGCCCTGGATTGCGGTATCACCGGTAATGATTGGATTTTAGAGAATAAATCGGAGGTTATCCGGGTGGCGGATTTAACTTATGCTAAACAGGGCTTAAGCCCGGTGAGATGGGTTTTGGCCGTGCCGGAGGGCCTGAAGATTAAATCCGTTAAGGGCTTAGCCGGAAAACGCATTGCCACGGAATTAGTCAATGTTACCAGAGAATATTTCAGGAAAAATAAAGTCAGCGTAGAAGTGGAATTCAGCTGGGGGGCAACCGAGGTAAAGGTCAATTCCGGCCTGGTGGACGCGATTGTAGAATTGACTGAAACCGGAAGGAGCTTAAGGGCCAATAAATTAAAAGAGATAGCCACTATCTGCGAGTCCACCACCCAATTTATCGCCAATAAGGATTCCTATAAAGATAAATGGAAGAAAACTAAAATGGAGCAGATTGTGCTTCTTCTACGGGGCGCTATTGCCGCAGAGGAAAAAGTGGGCCTGAAGATGAACGTAAGGAAGAAGGACCTGAAAAGAGTAACCGGGCTCCTGCCGGCCTTAAAGAGGCCCACGGTCTCCGGACTCTCCGAAGAGGGGTGGCTGGCAGTAGAAACAGTGATTGACGAGAAAGTCGTGCGTACATTGATCCCTGCATTAAAGCAGGCCGGCGCGCAGGGAATTATTGAGTACCCATTAAATAAAGTTATATATTAG